A region of Leishmania infantum JPCM5 genome chromosome 31 DNA encodes the following proteins:
- the putative ABCD2 gene encoding ATP-binding cassette protein subfamily D, member 2 — MVSSEVLGEYVREYAASRLRDPVMASWVGGSLAFLATMYATSSGRQLAKAMPPPPLRGIQGSIVRGTAASEVRKGGGLTLVPQSTPLSPSSPVSRATTSSVFISASAATAEAYSQVFNQEVSVFNRFMQLLRVAIPNCHGREARSIYILFVLMIVRAYVSVRLVNVSGLVSRTAIEGNLRHAIRALALFAVSCVPATLLNVTLDYYSELLGLHCRDNLAAYFSDRYLKRRVFFQMAGLHEVDHVDQRITEDVRNWARVSASLFTSIPRPLIEAITFSFTLARQTGWRGTLLTWSYYLTFAVWICCCAPNLDWMVQQRTEKEGAVRRAHQRLLAYAEEITLTKGFQFHEKVLQRLFKAVTDQSRYAAYVRSRFDFTETLHNKYGSVLLGYVVCAMATMHQKNQTTTAETATAALTCASYTFKTLATAIGKSLWNVKLVFVVGGYTRRLAQLLAALDRADVLVEMQTSCTAQSPIVSRASGAFPVRGNDGKAMSNYEDSFGRIVRSDHIEFVDVPLVLPTGECLCSSMSFYVKPGMNLLILGRNGCGKSSTFRLLGELWPLRGGRIEKPEAEQLYYVPQRPYMYDGTLLEQVIYPLKKKDLTVGEAELYGYLQMAGLDYVFSKLNMSWETRLPWSDDSLSLGEQQRLAMARLFFHRPRFAILDECSSLVDLDVERQMYDRCVELGITVITIAHRRSVWQYHNWILYFDGSGGYMFSPLQYETGASALVLTCVRSASDASLIGTEVRIPITDRLCSEDETVTAKKEPPPKLIQTAQKAEVPKSPRAETVTEKVEREERAKANGDGDGVHGSHRQSRHRRSRKHRASDGNKAVGFETQAETSGGE, encoded by the coding sequence ATGGTCTCCTCTGAGGTGCTCGGTGAGTACGTGAGGGAGTACGCGGCGTCGCGGTTGCGGGACCCCGTCATGGCCAGCTGGGTGGGTGGCTCCCTCGCCTTTCTCGCGACCATGTACGCTACGTCAAGCGGACGGCAGCTCGCCAAGGCAatgccaccgccaccgttgcGAGGCATTCAGGGCAGTATCGtgcgcggcactgccgcgtcTGAGGTGCGAAAGGGGGGCGGCCTCACACTCGTGCCGCAATCGACGCCTCTGTCGCCGTCCTCTCCGGTGTCGCGCGCGACTACGTCCTCCGTTTTCATCTCTGCCTCCGCGGCGACCGCAGAGGCTTACAGCCAAGTCTTCAACCAGGAGGTGTCTGTGTTCAATCGCTTtatgcagctgctgcgtgtggcgATCCCCAACTGCCATGGGCGGGAGGCGCGGAGCATCTACATTCTCTTTGTGCTGATGATTGTGCGTGCCTACGTGTCGGTGCGCCTTGTGAATGTCAGCGGGTTGGTCAGCCGCACGGCAATCGAGGGCAACCTGCGACACGCCATCCGTGCACTGGCGTTATTTGCCGTCTCGTGTGTGCCGGCCACTCTGCTGAACGTGACGCTCGACTACTACTCGGAGCTGCTGGGACTGCACTGCCGCGACAACCTCGCCGCCTACTTCTCCGACCGTTACCTGAAGCGGCGCGTCTTCTTCCAGATGGCCGGTCTGCACGAGGTGGACCACGTGGACCAGCGCATTACCGAGGACGTGCGTAACTGGGCGCGTGTGTCGGCTTCTCTCTTCACCAGCATTCCGCGTCCGCTGATCGAGGCCATCACCTTCTCCTTCACATTGGCGCGGCAGacggggtggagggggacgCTGTTGACGTGGTCCTACTACCTGACCTTTGCTGTGTGGAtatgctgctgcgcccccAACCTTGACTGgatggtgcagcagcgcacggagaaggagggtgCGGTGCGGAGAGCACACCAGAGATTGCTGGCCTACGCGGAGGAGATCACGCTCACGAAGGGGTTTCAGTTCCACGAGaaagtgctgcagcgcctcttcaAGGCAGTTACGGACCAGTCGCGCTACGCCGCCTACGTGCGGTCGCGCTTCGACTTCACTGAGACCTTGCACAACAAGTACGGATCAGTGTTGCTGGGCTACGTTGTGTGTGCCATGGCTACCATGCATCAGAAGAACCAGACGACAACCGCCGAGACGGCAACCGCAGCGCTGACGTGTGCCTCGTACACCTTCAAGACACTCGCCACCGCGATTGGGAAGTCTCTGTGGAACGTCAAGCTGGTGTTCGTCGTTGGCGGCTACACACGCCGACTGGCGCAGTTGCTTGCCGCGCTAGACCGCGCAGACGTGCTGGTAGAGATGCAGACGAGTTGCACCGCACAGTCCCCAATTGTGAGCCGCGCCTCTGGTGCCTTTCCGGTGCGCGGCAATGACGGGAAGGCCATGTCCAACTACGAGGACTCTTTCGGCCGCATCGTGCGCAGCGACCACATTGAGTTCGTCGACGTTCCGCTTGTGCTGCCCACCGGTGAGTGCCTCTGCAGCTCCATGTCATTTTACGTCAAGCCAGGAATGAACCTGCTCATTCTTGGTCGCAATGGGTGCGGCAAGTCCTCCACGTTTCGCCTTCTGGGTGAGCTGTGGCCACTGCGGGGTGGCCGTATCGAGAAGccggaggcggagcagctgtACTACGTTCCGCAGCGGCCGTACATGTACGATGGCACGCTCCTCGAGCAGGTCATCTATCCCCTCAAGAAGAAGGACCTCACTGTCGGCGAGGCCGAGCTGTACGGCTACCTGCAGATGGCGGGGCTGGACTACGTTTTCAGCAAGTTGAACATGTCGTGGgagacgcggctgccgtggagCGACGACTCCCTCTCGcttggcgagcagcagcgtcttgcCATGGCCCGCCTCTTCTTTCACCGTCCGCGTTTTGCCATTCTCGACGAGTGCAGCAGTCTTGTCGACCTCGACGTGGAACGGCAGATGTACGACCGCTGCGTCGAGCTCGGCATCACTGTCATCACGAttgcgcaccgccgcagcgtgtGGCAGTACCACAACTGGATTCTCTACTTTgatggcagcggtggctaCATGTTCTCACCCCTGCAGTACGAGACGGGTGCCTCGGCGTTGGTGCTGACGTGCGTGCGATCCGCCTCGGATGCGTCGCTGATCGGCACGGAGGTGCGCATTCCTATCACGGACCGCCTATGCAGCGAGGATGAGACGGTGACGGCAAAGaaggagccgccgccgaagctcATTCAAACAGCACAGAAGGCAGAGGTACCGAAGTCACCGAGGGCAGAGACGGTCACAGAGAAggtagagagagaagagagggcaaAGGCAAACGGAGACGGCGATGGTGTGCATGGGTCACACAGGCAGTCGCGACACAGGCGCTCGCGCAAACACCGCGCCTCAGACGGCAACAAGGCAGTTGGTTTCGAGACCCAAGCGGAGACTAGCGGAGGAGAATAG
- a CDS encoding putative mevalonate kinase, whose protein sequence is MPKPVKRKTTGKNIGYGKVILFGEHFVVHGAEAIVAGISEYTECRLEINPGVPGLQVDDQRPAIPGYIAQKRDEQIKAHQLVLDHLKVDLSRDGLKMLIGGPLVPSSGIGASASDVVAFSRALSELYQLNLTDEEVNQSAFVGEGGYHGTPSGADNTAATYGGLISYRRHNGKSAFKPIAFQQRLYLVVVGTGINASTAKVVNDVHKMKKQQPAQFKRLYDNYTHIVSQAREALQKGDLQRLGQLMNANHDLCRQIDVSCRELESIVQTCRTYGALGAKLSGTGRGGIAVALAASSDQRDAIVKGLKAKCPEAKFIWRYTVQPSTASNL, encoded by the coding sequence ATGCCAAAGCCCGTCAAGAGAAAGACAACCGGCAAGAACATCGGCTATGGCAAAGTGATTCTCTTTGGTGAGCACTTTGTCGTGCACGGTGCCGAAGCCATTGTTGCCGGTATCAGTGAGTATACGGAGTGCCGCCTGGAGATTAATCCCGGCGTCCCCGGACTGCAGGTGGACGACCAGCGCCCTGCTATCCCCGGCTACATTGCACAGAAGCGCGACGAGCAGATAAAGGCGCATCAGCTCGTCCTCGATCACCTGAAGGTGGACCTGTCTAGGGATGGGCTGAAGATGCTCATTGGTGGACCACTGGTACCGAGCAGTGGCATTGGTGCCTCCGCCAGTGACGTCGTGGCCTTCTCGCGCGCCTTGAGTGAGTTATACCAGCTGAACTTGACGGATGAAGAGGTGAATCAGAGCGCATTTgtcggcgagggcggctATCACGGCACACCAAGCGGGGCTGATAACACTGCCGCAACGTATGGCGGACTCATTTCGTACCGTCGCCACAACGGCAAAAGTGCCTTCAAGCCCATCGCgttccagcagcgcctctaCCTAGTCGTCGTGGGCACCGGTATCAACGCCAGCACCGCGAAGGTTGTCAATGACGTACACAAGAtgaagaagcagcagccagcgcagTTCAAGCGACTGTACGATAACTACACCCACATCGTCTCCCAGGCTCGTGAGGCCTTGCAGAAGGGTGACCTCCAGCGGTTAGGGCAGCTGATGAACGCCAACCACGATCTGTGCCGCCAGATCGACGTATCGTGTCGTGAGTTGGAGTCGATTGTGCAGACGTGCCGCACTTATGGTGCTCTTGGCGCGAAGCTGTCGGGCACCGGCCGTGGCGGCATTGCCGTAGCTTTGGCGGCGTCAAGTGACCAGCGCGATGCCATTGTGAAAGGCCTCAAGGCGAAGTGCCCCGAAGCTAAGTTCATTTGGAGGTATACAGTACAGCCTTCCACCGCGTCAAACCTGTAA
- the AAT25.1 gene encoding putative amino acid transporter aATP11 encodes MKAVEATRVSSTVLAQDIPREVDADAEELAEMDVADGNKVPAHVCPDDSFHSKDRGNRDLSTIGRLLQVMIPYGGMLSSSFSMASTTIGAGILGLPAAFHSVGIIMATVYLVLITAETVYSMRLLVQVSEKTGLRSFEEMAKQLLHPRANIFVAIIRALHIFGGSVAYVVTIGDLLKPILSSSASTQPFLLTSIGLKLLTTGFWLVFMFPLVLLRRINSLRYVSAFGILFILYLALVVITHSAMNGMRARPRPTTRLISTGNMAIEGLGVFIFSYMCQINCLEVALEMRPRSLGRFTICAAVSMTICGILYYATGLFGYLDFGEMRGSILLRYNPLQQPHVFVGYVGVFIKICASFGLLNNACRSALFPLIGWDPYTVVYWKYLIGAVSLAVLVLMLGLFVPNVNIVFGFTGGVCGGFVGFILPALFVMYAGGWSFRSVGVINYCCTYLVLAAGVVAVVFGTAATIYSVATN; translated from the coding sequence ATGAAGGCAGTGGAAGCCACTCGGGTGTCGAGTACGGTACTAGCGCAGGATATTCCGCGAGAGGTCGACGcggacgccgaggagctTGCTGAGATGGATGTCGCCGATGGCAACAAGGTGCCTGCGCACGTTTGCCCAGATGACAGCTTCCATTCCAAGGACAGGGGCAACAGAGACCTCAGCACCATTGGCCGCCTCCTACAGGTCATGATTCCGTATGGCGGCATGCTAtcgagcagcttcagcaTGGCCTCTACCACCATCGGTGCCGGCATCCTTGGGCTGCCGGCGGCCTTCCATAGTGTCGGCATTATTATGGCCACTGTCTATCTCGTACTGATCACGGCCGAGACCGTGTACTCCATGCGGCTTCTCGTGCAGGTTTCGGAGAAGACAGGTCTTCGCTCCTTCGAGGAGATGGCGAAGCAGCTTCTGCATCCGCGCGCCAATATCTTTGTCGCCATCATCCGCGCGCTGCACATCTTCGGCGGCTCCGTCGCCTACGTTGTCACCATCGGTGACCTTCTCAAGCCGATCCTCAGCTCCTCTGCGTCAACACAACCGTTCCTTCTCACCTCCATAGGCCTGAAGCTCCTCACTACCGGTTTCTGGCTGGTCTTTATGTTTCCGCTCGTCCTGCTGCGGAGAATCAACTCGCTCCGCTACGTCTCCGCCTTCGGCATTCTCTTCATCCTGTACTTGGCTCTCGTGGTCATCACCCACAGCGCCATGAATGGAATGAgagcgcgtcctcgtccgACAACGCGGCTGATTAGCACTGGCAACATGGCCATTGAGGGCCTCGGAGTGTTCATCTTCTCCTACATGTGCCAGATCAACTGCTTGGAAGTGGCGCTCGAGATGCGACCTCGCAGCCTGGGCCGCTTCAcgatctgcgccgccgtgagTATGACCATCTGCGGTATCCTGTACTACGCCACTGGCCTCTTCGGCTACCTTGACTTCGGCGAAATGCGAGGCTCCATCCTGCTTCGCTACAACCCACTTCAACAACCGCACGTGTTCGTGGGCTACGTTGGCGTGTTCATCAAGATCTGCGCCTCCTTTGGTCTCCTGAACAacgcgtgccgcagcgctctctttcctctcaTTGGCTGGGACCCCTACACCGTAGTCTACTGGAAGTACCTCATCGGCGCTGTTTCTCTTGCTGTCCTCGTACTCATGCTCGGGCTTTTTGTGCCGAACGTGAACATAGTGTTTGGGTTTACGGGAGGTGTATGTGGTGGTTTTGTTGGGTTTATCCTCCCTGCGCTATTTGTGATGTACGCTGGAGGGTGGTCGTTTCGCTCCGTAGGAGTAATCAACTACTGCTGCACCTACCTCGTTTTGGCTGCTGGCGTGGTAGCCGTTGTCTtcggcactgctgccaccATCTACAGCGTCGCTACTAACTAA